The following nucleotide sequence is from Anopheles stephensi strain Indian chromosome 3, UCI_ANSTEP_V1.0, whole genome shotgun sequence.
AGATGCTACTTAGGAACGTtcgaaatgaataaataaaagaaaatatctTACTAATTTTGAAAAACGCAATCTTTTTTCTCACAAAATCTAGTTaataggaacaaaaaaaaatcgttattGTTTCATGTGTTTTGAAAAACGGCGTCATAACTGTCAATTTAAATGAATCGCCCCGATGACAGCTGTTCCATCTATTGCCACCTGGGCAACGAAACTGTCAGCTGTCATCGGTCCAAACATTCAAATGTACGCGGCTTTTTGTGCGTAGGAATTCGTGTTCGAGCGTTTGTTTGGGTTCGCCCGTTGCGAGGGGTTTCAgcaaaacagttcccggtttgttcgtttattatttgttaTCGATTTTGTAGAGAAAGTTAGTGTCAAGATGTTGGAAATTGTATCGTGCGCAAAGGACACACAGCTGCACAGCTTCCCAAGGTTGGAGCAGCTGGCCAGCAGTGCCCACGTCGGGAACAATGGTTCGCACTGCCATTTTTTCGGTTCCTCGAAGCTGTTCGTACGAGCGAACAAAGATTGGGGTATAGAGCTGCTGCGTCTCAAGCCGGCTGCCGACCAGACGGACACGGGCGGCAAGATGGGCAGCGCCACCAGTCGCACGATCGCGAACGTGAAAAAGATCGCGATCGACAATTTGTACTGTGTTGCGTGTCCGAAGACGGCTGGCAAGGAAGAGATAGCGATCGGCTTGACgaccggtacggtacggttaaTGAATTACAAGAAGGCCAACTTTACGAAGCGGTTCGATAATGATAGGATCACGATCGGTGTGACGTTTATGGACTTTAATGCTACGGACGACTTTTTGGCCACCGTGTACGAAAATGGGCTGGTTAATGTGTACGGGCTGAAGACAAGTTCCAAGCTACACACATTAGCATTCGACAAGAAGTAAGTAGCACAATCCTAGGGAACCGCGACATCCCATAGAGTGACCTGCAATGCACGATCCTTATTTTGCAGCACCGTGAAAGCACGATTTCATCCCACCAAGCGGTTCTCGCTGGCGATCGCATCGTACAACGGCGCCGTCCTGCTGTACGACACACAAACGAAGAAAACACTGTTCTCGCAAATATCTGCTCATGCTGCACCGTGTCGCGATATAGCGATGGTGGAATCGCACCCCGAGTACCTCTTTTCAGTAGGCTATGACAATGTGATTAATATTTTCGACACGAGAAGAAAGGAAACGGCGTCCCAAATTCATTCGAACTATCCGTTCGAATCGCTGGCAATCGCAGAAGACGGCATTCACCTGGCGGTGGGCAATCTGAAGGGTTACGTGTACGGGTACGATCTGCGCAATCTAAAGGATCCGTTGAACATGCAGAAGATTCATCAGAACTGTGTAAACAGCCTTGCGTTTGTACCGCAGGCGCGCGATGGATCAAACCGACGAAGCATGATCGAGCTGGAAGAATCGAAGAAGGCGACGAAAAGTGTGCGGATCAGCGAAGGTGGCAAGCTGAACCGGCCAGAACCTCAGGCCCATCCGACTGGGCCCGATCAGCACGATAGTTTCATCGGAGAGATTGATTTGTTTCTACAGCGCCGCGACGCACCGATCGATTGTTTGTCCCGGCTGAGTACGTCTTCCAGCTTTAGCGCGGAATCGCGTAACAGCATGCACATGGGTGGTAACAACTTGATGGGTTTCCTGGACGAACTGTCCGACAGCAAGGTGGATTCGGAAACGATCGACTCTCAGACGGAATCGCAGCAAATGGTCGATACCGCACCGGGCGTAGACGATAGCTTCGTGAACGTGAACCGATTGCTGAAGCGCGTGAAGGGTGACGGTTCGAGATCCACCAATTCCAGCAGTGATCGGATGCTGCGGAAAGGTCTCGCCGGGTTGGTCGATAATTTGGAACACATTCGCGAGGAAGGATCGGAAGTAGGGGACGGTGCGTGTGATTCGATACCGAGCGGCAATAGTGGTTCCACCGGGAATAGTAACAGTACCCCAAGGATACTGGCTGAAAGCCAGCAGGAGAACACAGTCGCTGCTCCGGGAGCGGTCGACACGAAGAGAAGCATTACGGGGGAAACGGATCCGATCGTTGAAAGCAGTAAAATCGACAAAGAGAATCGACTACGTCCATCGGTGGTGAGCATCAAGCAGACACTACCGAATGCAACGGTGGAACCATCGCCACAGATTGCAGCTGCAAGTACGAAGGAATGGCGAAAAGATTCTGCAGCCATGCCTGAACCCTGGCGAGGAATCGTCATCATCCGTTCGGGAAGAGATTGCCGAGCTGCGCCGAACAATGATGGACCAGTTTGAACGGTGCACGCTGCGGCAGATAGATGCTGAGCAAGCCATGAAAAGCAATTTGTGGATGTGTATGTTTAATCTGTGGCGCGAAACGCAAAGCAAGCTGGAATCGCTCGAGCAGTACGTGAGCACCGGGCTGGGACTGTTGCTGCCGAGGGACGAGTTTGCGCAGCAGTTTCTCAGCATGCGGGCAGAAAATGAGGCGCTGAAAGCACGGTTGAAGCTGTTGGAGGAGACGTCAAGCGATGCAAAGCGGTCGTAGAGCAGGTGGAAGGTAAAATTCGTCTTTTTAAGCCACTTATAAAAGCCATTGTATTATATTATCACATTTGTTTAACAAAGCTATTGCATAGTCCGGAGGAAGTGTGGTTGAAATGTAAGGTACTGGGATATGGGAGAAAGTTGCTCTATATTATCTTGTAAGAATGTATCTAATATAAGCTTTTATTATGATTCGATTGCATTTCATCAACCTACGCTTCGGAAGCTTGTCTTACCAGCTGATCCAGTGAATGGCCCGAGCAACCTTTAGGCAGGCACTAAGCTTTGCGAGAGTAGCTTGGCAGAGATATTATGGCTTCATGGTGGCACTACTACACACCCTTTTAATAAGCCCGTGATTTACGATGGTTCCGGATGCTTTTCTTCCGTCACATCCTTCTGCTGTAATCGTTTCCTCAAAATGTCCAACTGACGCGCACTGCACAGCGGCGTATCGACCGGCTCTATATCGTGCATTCGCGCGTTCACCGCgacaaacgactgcttgcgtgAATCGTACTCCACCATGTTACGGAACCGGTGGCCCCAGCAAATCTCACCCGGTACGTACGAGGTGCGCGCCTGATTAATTTGTCCCGTCGTCATCGTGCCGCCCGTTATCGTTATCACAATTTCCAACTTTCGCCGGAGCAGTTCCTCCGCCGACAGATCGTACAGCGGACTGTCGCGATCGATCACATGGCAAGCGGTAACTGGCCACAGCAACACCAACCGCCCATCGTTCTCAAGCTTCAGATACGATTCGTGCTTTTCGACCAGCTCCCCCTCTAGCGTGCGTCTCGATTCGAGCATGACGGCCGTCACCTTCGTCTCGATCGCATGCTGCCACTTACGATCGCAGATGCGAAAAACGAAGCAAAGCTGCCCATCCCGCTGGCAGATCACCGCCCGTCTGCTAAACTTCATCTCCGATATCTTCTGCGGTGGACGGACCAGCTTGGCGTACACCACGCCAAGAATCGCACCGTCGATCAGCAGCCCGACGATCAGCTGTATCGTGAGCAATCCGAACGATTCGGGACACTCCTCGGTTGGGACCTTTTCACCGTACCCGGTCGATATTTGTGTTTCCATGCTGAAGAGCAGGAAGCCGGGGAAGGTTGTTGCACCTTGCACGCACGGCATTACACCGTCGCCCATCCGCTCGCCCGTGGCTGGATTTTGCTCCAGCAGATCACCGTGCGCGTACGATAGAATGTACCACAGACCGGCAAACACCACCCAACTGCCGACGTAACTggccacgaacacgaacaaTGCGTAAcgccatttttcttccacctgtTTGCGAACGGGAGCAATGATGGAGTGGTGATGATGGCCACACGACCCGGATATCCACTTACCAGCGTTGTTACCAAGTCTTTGACGAAACGAATCGATTTTTGGGGTAGATTGCAGGACCGAACGTTGCGCTCACCGATTTTGTTCACCACACGCGTGTTGAGCGTTAACTCTTCCTCGGGATCACGCTGCCCAACACCTTCTGGCTCGATCGAATCCATTGAAAGGGAGTGCGCTTCGCTCGACGGACCGTATGCACCGATGTGCGTCGTCCGGTGTGCCGGATCCCAGCTCTTCCAGTCGCgcacgacgacggcgacgcgATATCTGACCGCGATAAGAGATATCGTCTGTGTACAAAAACCAACACAGGCTTCTAATGTCTGGCAAGGTAAGCGATGTTGTGGCATACACCGGAGATCTTGGCTTGATGGACTAATTGAAGCTCACCAGGCGGATAAGAATTAAGCCAATTGCAAACAGCGCAACCTAGCTGCGTGGATGAGAGAACGAGGAAGATGAATCGTCTTGTTGTGTGCGATTGTACCTAATCTCCTGATGTTGGCTCATCCTCTGAAGCGGATTTTGGATTGGACGGAAGGTCAACGAGACACACTTCTTCGTGTGGGCAGCGCTTGTCTGGTTGATGGAGAGTTTGTCGATGAAGATCCCGGGCCTTCGAGATAAAGTGTCAAGCGACTTAGGCTGCCAGGTTGAATCGTCTGGTGGATCGCTAGGACGGCTAGGACGAGGGCCCTTCATATGGATAaactttaaaatcgatttatttttGATAAGATGGTTGAATTGTGGTCGATTCTTTTGATTCCACACCCGGCTCAATCTGTCCCTCCGGTATGCTATCGTCGATAGCAACGGTGACGGTCTGACTGTCCTTTAGCGAGCCTGGGTACGATTTCCCACCCTCCTCTTCGCTGTGCGCTTCTTCCTCTGCCTCCGAGTACACATCGTGGAACCGTACAAAGGAGCTGGGATTACTGCGCAACCTGGTCTTGTAGCGGAAAGACGCCTGCAAAAGGAGGGcacttttgtgtttttttgctttgtgagTCATTCGGGGGCCTCTGGGGGCGTAACTTACCCCAAGTCTGCTATCATCGTCCGCCATTGGATAGTCTTCGCTGCGATGCTGATCGTTATGCAGCTC
It contains:
- the LOC118514012 gene encoding LOW QUALITY PROTEIN: uncharacterized protein LOC118514012 (The sequence of the model RefSeq protein was modified relative to this genomic sequence to represent the inferred CDS: deleted 1 base in 1 codon), with product MLEIVSCAKDTQLHSFPRLEQLASSAHVGNNGSHCHFFGSSKLFVRANKDWGIELLRLKPAADQTDTGGKMGSATSRTIANVKKIAIDNLYCVACPKTAGKEEIAIGLTTGTVRLMNYKKANFTKRFDNDRITIGVTFMDFNATDDFLATVYENGLVNVYGLKTSSKLHTLAFDKNTVKARFHPTKRFSLAIASYNGAVLLYDTQTKKTLFSQISAHAAPCRDIAMVESHPEYLFSVGYDNVINIFDTRRKETASQIHSNYPFESLAIAEDGIHLAVGNLKGYVYGYDLRNLKDPLNMQKIHQNCVNSLAFVPQARDGSNRRSMIELEESKKATKSVRISEGGKLNRPEPQAHPTGPDQHDSFIGEIDLFLQRRDAPIDCLSRLSTSSSFSAESRNSMHMGGNNLMGFLDELSDSKVDSETIDSQTESQQMVDTAPGVDDSFVNVNRLLKRVKGDGSRSTNSSSDRMLRKGLAGLVDNLEHIREEGSEVGDGACDSIPSGNSGSTGNSNSTPRILAESQQENTVAAPGAVDTKRSITGETDPIVESSKIDKENRLRPSVVSIKQTLPNATVEPSPQIAAASTKEWRKDSAAMPEPWRGIVIIRSGRDCRAAPNNDGPVERCTLRQIDAEQAMKSNLWMCMFNLWRETQSKLESLEQYVSTGLGLLLPRDEFAQQFLSMRAENEALKARLKLLEETSSDAKRS
- the LOC118510061 gene encoding ATP-sensitive inward rectifier potassium channel 8; translated protein: MDSIEPEGVGQRDPEEELTLNTRVVNKIGERNVRSCNLPQKSIRFVKDLVTTLVEEKWRYALFVFVASYVGSWVVFAGLWYILSYAHGDLLEQNPATGERMGDGVMPCVQGATTFPGFLLFSMETQISTGYGEKVPTEECPESFGLLTIQLIVGLLIDGAILGVVYAKLVRPPQKISEMKFSRRAVICQRDGQLCFVFRICDRKWQHAIETKVTAVMLESRRTLEGELVEKHESYLKLENDGRLVLLWPVTACHVIDRDSPLYDLSAEELLRRKLEIVITITGGTMTTGQINQARTSYVPGEICWGHRFRNMVEYDSRKQSFVAVNARMHDIEPVDTPLCSARQLDILRKRLQQKDVTEEKHPEPS